In the genome of Podospora pseudocomata strain CBS 415.72m chromosome 2 map unlocalized CBS415.72m_2.2, whole genome shotgun sequence, one region contains:
- the TIM22 gene encoding Mitochondrial import inner membrane translocase subunit tim22 (COG:U; EggNog:ENOG503P30H), with protein MNFPGGGAGGFPGTGGFPSAGGSGSSATPPMPMPQGDPNVKMLQNLMESCYAKTVMSGGAGFALGGVFGMFMASMAYDTPYHSPQTGTPGQPAIPGIKPPVDISTLPLRKQLAHGFKDMGARSWSTAKNFGQVGALFSGIECGIEGLRAKNDLANGVAAGCLTGGILARNGGPQAAAIGCAGFAAFSAAIDAWMRMPKDED; from the exons ATGAACTTCCCAGGCGGCGGTGCGGGCGGGTTCCCCGGCACAGGTGGTTTCCCCTCGGCGGGAGGATCAGGGTCGTCAGCGACACCACCAATGCCCATGCCCCAGGGTGATCCAAACGTGAAGATG CTCCAAAATCTCATGGAATCCTGCTACGCCAAAACCGTCATGTCCGGCGGCGCAGGTTTTGCCCTTGGCGGTGTATTCGGCATGTTCATGGCCTCC ATGGCCTACGACACCCCCTACCACTCCCCACAAACCGGCACCCCCGGCCAGCCCGCAATCCCAGGCATAAAACCCCCCGTCGACatatccaccctccccctccgcaaGCAGCTCGCCCACGGCTTCAAAGACATGGGCGCCCGGTCCTGGTCCACCGCCAAAAACTTTGGCCAAGTAGGCGCCCTCTTCAGCGGCATCGAGTGCGGCATTGAAGGGTTAAGAGCAAAGAATGACTTGGCCAACGGTGTAGCGGCGGGTTGTCTGACGGGGGGGATTCTTGCCAGGAATGGGGGGCCCCAGGCGGCCGCGATTGGGTGTGCGGGTTTTGCGGCTTTCAGTGCCGCGATTGATGCTTGGATGAGGATGCCCAAGGATGAGGACTGA
- a CDS encoding uncharacterized protein (EggNog:ENOG503P07H; COG:S) codes for MLMNLTIYAMHEKRNNRSHRVDIRYRPWRTARVVLSLKGSPRLRSALGVVHREAGWCFGGFCIRTDGYIYVLLFYLLSFVVFYRFFICTHTPSQLTYTKFTSPPPAIHLDTTPHRTTMLILPLLFLLPLSTAKPPKLNSNGIPPFSSLPLNPPAPYLSAWGLYGPNDELGTLNRLSPAIVAAASKTEIKTGVRVSLNWAMNAQGNESFINRGNFGHRIYPAGPYYDEVWDYNSQVSSHWDSLRHFPYIQERKFYNGVEDGDILGEGNGTRNSIHVWSERGIVGRGVLVDFHSWRLKQLEGRNPEERFKRFDPFVGETSGISLEDVRAVLKWQGTKVRFGDILIVRSGWTVGFNNKTREEILALQRAGSISASGLEQSLPMMKFLWDNFSAVAGDMPGVEAYPARANFTMHEVLLAGWGCPMGELFDLEALAAEAKRQKRWSFFLTSEVINLPGALASPINALAIF; via the exons ATGCTGATGAATCTGACCATCTACGCCATGCAtgagaaaagaaacaaccGGTCGCACAGGGTAGACATTCGGTATAGGCCGTGGAGGACAGCCCGTGTTGTTTTGAGTTTGAAGGGCTCACCCCGCTTACGATCTGCTCTCGGGGTAGTACATCGCGAGGCTGGATGGTGTTTCGGTGGGTTTTGCATACGTACTGACGGGTATATATATGTTCTGCTATTCTACTTGTTATCCTTTGTAGTGTTCTATCGTTTCTTCATATGCACTCACACCCCTTCACAACTCACTTACACTAAATTtacttccccccctcccgctaTTCATTTAGACACCACACCGCACCGCACCACCATGcttatcctccccctccttttcctcctccccctttccaccgccaaaccaccaaaacTAAACTCCAACGgcatcccccccttctcttccctccccctcaaccccccggCCCCTTACCTCTCCGCATGGGGCCTCTATGGCCCCAACGACGAACTCGGCACCCTCAACCGCCTCTCCCCAGCCATCGTGGCAGCTGCCTCAAAGACAGAGATCAAGACAGGCGTGAGAGTGAGTCTCAACTGGGCGATGAACGCCCAAGGCAACGAATCCTTCATCAACCGCGGGAATTTCGGACACAGGATCTACCCCGCGGGCCCGTACTACGACGAGGTGTGGGATTATAACTCCCAGGTAAGCAGTCACTGGGATAGTTTAAGGCATTTCCCTTATATACAAGAGAGGAAGTTTTACAacggggttgaggatggggatattttgggggaggggaacgGGACTAGGAATAGCATACATGTCTGGTCGGAAAGGGGGATCGTCGGacggggggtgttggttgatTTTCACAGTTGGAGGCTGAAGCAGTTGGAAGGGAGAAATCCGGAGGAGAGGTTCAAGAGGTTTGATCCGTTTGTGGGGGAGACGAGTGGGATTTCGCTGGAGGATGTGAGGGCTGTGTTGAAGTGGCAGGGGACGAAGGTTAGGTTTGGGGATATTTTGATTGTGAGGTCTG GGTGGACTGTcggcttcaacaacaagacccGCGAGGAGATCCTGGCTCTGCAGCGTGCTGGTTCGATCAGCGCTTCGGGTTTGGAACAGAGTCTTCCCATGATGAAGTTCCTCTGGGACAACTTTTCTGCTGTGGCGGGTGATATGCCGGGTGTGGAAGCTTATCCGGCGAGGGCAAACTTCACCATGCATGAGGTGTTGCTCGCTGGTTGGGGGTGTCCGATGGGCGAGTTGTTCGATCTGGAGGCGCTTGCTGCAGAGGCCAAGAGGCAGAAGCGATGGAGTTTCTTTTTGACGAGCGAGGTTATCAACCTGCCCGGCGCTTTGGCTAG TCCGATTAATGCGCTGGCTATCTTCTGA
- the ECM16 gene encoding putative ATP-dependent RNA helicase DHR1 (COG:A; BUSCO:EOG092610VI; EggNog:ENOG503NVZR) yields the protein MAVKKFVPRQRKRKHLERQRAEERATLDTELDADSNVVEITPAQQAEAEEKRKQLRESLKPDGTKVTGKKAKRLEKYIESKLKKDENRELLKKLEANKIDTSLFSSAKSIGQVKETKKQAIRRVLREKDAGLGVDKSDLTLLYQKRTVKKGEVPQHRQPEESDEPEEEGPRTTQQGTSAKQDQPQSSTTAAAPTTSAVGSGLKRPLEVDDSGRPVLAKRQKRGGVKSKFSLAAPVVHEEPVSDEFGGFSSGDEEESGEEDEDESDAGGSEKSEEQSDEDMSDAGSGEDEEEEDDDEESSEEGSGSEDEEDEESMKERRKERSSAFKAWAHQQRNEALGYTPTTSTILEMPRPENFQPRPLEQEPLPIELQPTTNVTRKSHAVTVTRNPEIEEARFKLPVVAEEQKIMEAIHNNDVVVICGATGSGKTTQLPQFLFEAGYGDQKGPTPGMIGVTQPRRVAAVSMSKRVGQEMGDFSKVVAYQIRFEGTVDPNTAIKFMTDGVLLREAAQDFALRKYSAIIIDEAHERSVNTDILIAILSRVVKLRAELAKEDPTTKPLKLIIMSATLRVEEFTQNTALFETPPRVIDVEGRQHEVTIHFAKKTRHDYVEDAFRKISRGHRKLPPGGMLVFLTGQGEITQLSKRLKTAFGGGMNTASGPKVKISAKEAPIEAEDIDFGDIDDRAVHDMDEDEISDEEEEEKEFDIEDEESGTGPRKMHILPLYSMLPTKEQMKVFEPPPDGSRLVILSTNVAETSLTIPGIRYVFDCGRSKERRYDPVSNVQSFQIDWISKASAQQRAGRAGRTGPGHCWRLYSSAIYERDFPLFADPELLRMPIEGVVLQLKAMNLQHVVNFPFPTPPERESLVKAEKLLTYLSAITPEGQITPTGSTMSIFPLSPRFSRILLVGHLHGCLPYTIALVAALSAGEIFINEHQAIPALEESTEDFRTNEEAIAEEKRARVRQAYNAVHKNFCYLDDKSDAIKLLQVVGEFAHEPTEAWCESHFVRFKILKEIRQLQFQIADLLRTNIPQHANFKLEEKLDPPSATQVQALKQMIAAGFIDQVAIRADKAPNPPETYRKPRRAIDVPYIPLIPLEGDQKVEDPLDRLVYIHPTSPLAHLSIAECPEYICYAYLQKAGNTGADGEKKVKTRMHALTDLTAGQIASLAKGTPLLTYGKPIKEVKGSESADGKTKEVWVIPYLRSEGGAGGLGWPLPARRVTQRKVPGKGWIVE from the coding sequence ATGGCCGTCAAGAAATTCGTCCCACGTCAGCGCAAGCGGAAGCATCTTGAGCGCCAACGCGCCGAGGAGAGAGCTACTCTCGATACAGAGCTCGATGCAGATTCCAATGTTGTTGAGATCACCCCGGCGCAGCAGgctgaggccgaggagaagagaaaacagTTGCGCGAGTCACTGAAGCCCGACGGTACCAAGGTCACTGGAAAGAAGGCCAAACGTCTAGAGAAGTACATCGAAAGCaagttgaagaaggatgagAACCGAGAGCTCCTCAAAAAACTCGAGGCCAACAAGATCGACACCAGTTTATTCAGCAGTGCCAAGTCAATTGGTCAAGTTaaggagaccaagaagcAAGCCATCCGCCGCGTTCTCAGGGAGAAGGATGCCGGTCTCGGCGTGGATAAGTCAGACTTGACGCTGCTCTACCAGAAGCGCACTGTTAAGAAGGGGGAGGTCCCACAACATCGGCAACCGGAGGAATCCGACGAgcctgaggaggaaggaCCCAGGACGACACAGCAGGGCACCAGCGCCAAGCAAGATCAACCACAGTCCTCTACAACAGCGGCAGCTCCTACCACATCGGCAGTCGGCTCTGGTCTGAAACGGCCACTCGAGGTCGACGACTCTGGCCGCCCAGTGCTTGCAAAGAGACAAAAGAGAGGCGGTGTGAAGTCGAAGTTCTCATTAGCTGCGCCTGTCGTTCACGAAGAACCAGTATCTGATGAATTTGGCGGGTTCAGCTccggtgatgaagaggagtcgggtgaggaggatgaggacgagtCTGATGCTGGTGGGTCGGAGAAAAGTGAAGAGCAGTCGGATGAGGACATGAGTGATGCTGGCAGTggagaggacgaagaggaagaggatgacgacgaagagagTTCTGAAGAGGGGTCCGGCtcggaggacgaggaagacgaggagtCTATGAAAGAGCGGCGGAAAGAAAGATCATCTGCTTTCAAGGCTTGGGCACACCAGCAACGAAACGAAGCTCTGGGATACACACCAACAACTTCCACTATACTCGAAATGCCCAGACCAGAAAACTTCCAGCCCCGCCCATTAGAGCAAGAGCCACTACCGATTGAGTTGCAGCCAACAACCAATGTCACCAGAAAGTCGCATGCCGTCACCGTCACAAGGAACCctgagattgaggaggctcGTTTCAAGCTTCCTGTCGTGGCTGAGGAACAGAAGATTATGGAGGCCATTCACAACAACGACGTAGTCGTCATCTGTGGTGCCACTGGCTCGGGAAAGACAACACAACTGCCGCAGTTTTTGTTTGAGGCTGGCTACGGTGACCAGAAGGGTCCTACTCCTGGCATGATTGGCGTCACCCAGCCGAGACGTGTGGCTGCTGTCAGTATGTCGAAACGGGTTGGTCAGGAGATGGGAGACTTTTCCAAGGTTGTCGCCTACCAGATTCGGTTCGAGGGCACCGTCGATCCCAACACAGCCATCAAGTTCATGACTGATGGTGTTCTCCTCCGAGAGGCGGCCCAGGATTTTGCACTTCGCAAGTACTCTGCCATTATCATCGATGAAGCCCACGAGAGAAGTGTCAACACCGATATCCTCATCGCAATACTCAGCCGAGTGGTCAAGCTGAGAGCTGAGCTGGCCAAGGAAGACCCCACAACAAAGCCTTTGAAGCTGATCATCATGTCTGCCACTTTACGTGTTGAAGAATTTACACAAAATACCGCGCTCTTTGAGACTCCGCCACGAGTTATCGATGTGGAGGGCCGTCAACACGAGGTCACCATCCACTTCGCCAAGAAGACACGACACGACTATGTCGAGGACGCCTTTCGCAAAATCAGCAGAGGTCATCGAAAGCTGCCACCAGGTGGCATGCTTGTGTTTCTCACTGGCCAAGGCGAGATCACCCAACTCAGCAAGCGTCTCAAGACTGCTTTTGGCGGTGGCATGAACACTGCATCTGGGCCCAAGGTCAAGATTTCAGCCAAGGAAGCTCCTATCGAGGCTGAGGATATCGACTTTGGTGATATCGATGACAGAGCGGTTCACGAtatggatgaagatgagatttccgacgaggaagaagaggagaaggaattCGAcattgaggatgaggagtcCGGAACAGGACCAAGAAAGATGCATATCTTGCCCTTGTACTCGATGCTTCCGACAAAAGAGCAGATGAAGGTCTTCGAGCCACCCCCGGACGGCTCGCGATTGGTCATCTTGTCGACAAACGTTGCAGAGACCAGTTTGACTATTCCTGGTATTCGGTATGTCTTCGACTGTGGCAGATCCAAGGAGCGCCGGTATGACCCTGTGAGCAACGTCCAGAGCTTCCAGATCGATTGGATCAGCAAGGCAAGTGCGCAACAACGTGCCGGTCGTGCCGGTCGTACTGGCCCTGGCCATTGCTGGAGGCTGTACTCGTCTGCGATTTACGAAAGGGACTTCCCTCTCTTTGCCGACCCAGAGCTGCTCCGCATGCCCATCGAGGGCGTCGTTCTACAACTGAAGGCCATGAACTTGCAACACGTCGTCAACTTTCCATTCCCGACACCCCCAGAGCGAGAAAGCCTGgtcaaggctgagaagcttTTGACCTACCTTTCAGCCATCACACCTGAGGGGCAGATCACGCCAACAGGCTCGACCATGTCCATTTTCCCCTTGTCACCTCGCTTCTCACGCATCCTGTTGGTTGGACATCTTCACGGCTGCCTGCCATATACCATTGCTCTGGTTGCCGCCCTGTCTGCTGGTGAGATTTTCATCAACGAACACCAAGCCATTCCAGCATTAGAGGAGAGCACCGAAGACTTCCGTACCAATGAAGAGGCGATCGCCGAGGAAAAGCGAGCGAGAGTTCGTCAAGCATATAATGCTGTCCACAAGAACTTTTGCTACCTCGACGACAAGAGTGACGCCATCAAGCTGCTCCAGGTTGTAGGAGAGTTTGCCCATGAGCCCACAGAAGCCTGGTGCGAAAGCCACTTTGTGCGGTTCAAGATCCTAAAGGAAATTCGGCAGCTGCAATTCCAGATCGCGGATCTCCTGAGGACCAACATTCCACAACACGCCAATTTCAAGCTTGAGGAGAAACTGGACCCTCCTTCTGCTACACAGGTCCAAGCTCTCAAGCAGATGATTGCCGCAGGCTTCATTGATCAAGTCGCCATCAGGGCTGACAAGGCTCCCAACCCGCCTGAGACGTACAGGAAACCACGTCGTGCGATCGATGTTCCATACATCCCTCTCATCCCGCTTGAGGGTGATCAAAAGGTTGAGGATCCTCTTGACAGGCTGGTATACATACATCCAacttctcctcttgctcaTCTCAGCATTGCCGAATGCCCCGAGTACATCTGCTATGCCTACCTCCAGAAGGCTGGCAACACAGGCGCAGACGGtgagaagaaggtcaagacGAGGATGCATGCTTTGACAGACTTGACAGCAGGCCAGATCGCTTCTCTAGCCAAGGGTACGCCACTTCTCACGTATGGCAAGCCCATCAAAGAGGTCAAGGGCTCTGAAAGTGCCGATGGCAAGACGAAGGAGGTCTGGGTGATCCCATATCTTCGGTCTGAGGGCGGCGCTGGAGGGCTGGGATGGCCATTGCCAGCAAGAAGAGTGACACAGCGCAAGGTTCCTGGGAAGGGTTGGATTGTTGAGTAA
- the RPL28 gene encoding 60S ribosomal protein L28 (EggNog:ENOG503P1S5; COG:J), whose protein sequence is MVCPPQSLSHEEKMLTIAAYPVFQDKKAPRPYFHLLRNHEWAPTINIEKLWSLVPLETRDKYVSGAKTDSAPVIDLLANGYAKLLGKGRLPEIPVVVRARYVSAEAERKIVEAGGVIELVA, encoded by the exons ATGGTATGCCCACCGCAATCGCTGTCTCACGAGGAGAAGATGCTGACTATCGCAGCCTACCCGGTTTTCCAAGACAAGAAAGCACCGCGGCCAT ACTTCCACCTTCTCCGCAACCACGAGTGGGCTCCTACCATCAACATCGAGAAGCTCTGGTCTCTCGTCCCCCTTGAGACCCGCGACAAGTACGTCAGCGGCGCCAAGACCGACTCTGCCCCCGTCATCGATCTCCTCGCCAACGGCTACGCCAAGCTCCTCGGCAAGG GCCGTCTCCCCGAGATCCCCGTCGTTGTCCGTGCCCGGTACGTCAGCGCCGAGGCTGAGCGCAAGATTGttgaggctggtggtgttaTCGAGCTCGTCGCTTAA
- a CDS encoding uncharacterized protein (COG:S; EggNog:ENOG503P6F2), which yields MDGTSIQQEPFPAPSKTATGIINGVPTEVEATSFSDKIMLTVSQGGRLAQWVSVPLSAPSSASIDMALPGSSTLPSAHLTPSTLLGGGDSDRETMGHLYATQIASHLALRNPDEKRTLLLGLGLEKVDGGGEAFFDFLELVLQVI from the exons ATGGACGGCACATCCATTCAGCAGGAGCCCTTTCCTGCCCCCTCGAAGACTGCTACTGGAATCATCAACGGTGTCCCAACCGAAGTGGAAGCAACCAGCTTCTCAGACAAGATCATGCTCACCGTGTCTCAAGGTGGCCGCCTTGCCCAATGG GTGTCAGTACCACTCTCAGCACCATCTTCAGCGTCTATCGATATGGCTCTTCCTGGCTCAAGCACTCTGCCTTCAGCACACCTGACACCCAGCACATTACTGGGCGGCGGTGATTCTGATAGGGAGACGATGGGCCATCTGTACGCTACTCAGATCGCAAGCCATTTGGCTCTGCGTAATCCAGATGAGAAGAGAACCCTCTTGTTAGGGTTGGGattggagaaggtggatggaggaggcgaagcgTTTTTTGACTTTCTCGAGTTGGTGCTACAGGTTATCTGA
- a CDS encoding uncharacterized protein (EggNog:ENOG503NW7F; COG:I; CAZy:GH16): MSYGEKEPSLWSPRTWTRRAWLICATVIIIIVIVVVATVVGVNATRNNNNNGSDELPFIDAHPNYTKLDYQLVETYLPSNFFEKFTYFNNYDPSHGFVHYVSPGDADLYNLTTANQDTINIRVDTSRDNATTGRHSVRLESNRQYESGLFIFDVKHTPVGCGTWPALWLTDPSPGAWPANGEIDIMESVNQGTDGNLLALHTTEGCNVKRVRRELTGTIGAEDCWNETNHNEGCTVKGPKNTFGPEFNAAGGGVVALEWRQEGIRSWIWPRSDIPTDINLDVAALGQGSRGVTAKPDPSSWGLPLADFPNTRCDMEQHFRNQSLIVNINICGDFITEDIWNASGCARDGMTCTDFTAHNPQAFADAFWEFGSWQVWEAR, encoded by the exons ATGTCATACGGCGAGAAGGAACCCTCCCTCTGGAGCCCGAGGACGTGGACGAGAAGGGCGTGGCTGATCTGTGCGACGGTGATTATCATCATTGTCATTGTTGTGGTGGCAACTGTGGTGGGAGTGAATGCGACGAggaataacaacaacaatgggAGCGACGAGTTGCCGTTCATTGATGCGCATCCGAATTATACCAAGTTGGACTACCAGTTGGTAGAGACAT ACCTGCCATCAAACTTTTTTGAAAAGTTCACCTATTTCAACAATTACGATCCTT cccaTGGTTTCGTACACTACGTCTCGCCTGGGGATGCCGATCtctacaacctcaccaccgccaaccaagacaccatcaacatTCGGGTCGACACTTCTCGTGACAATGCCACCACTGGGAGACACTCCGTCCGTCTGGAATCCAACCGCCAGTACGAATCTGGTCTTTTCATCTTTGACGTCAAGCACACCCCCGTGGGATGCGGTACCTGGCCTGCCCTTTGGCTCACCGATCCTTCGCCTGGCGCCTGGCCGGCCAACGGAGAGATTGACATCATGGAGTCGGTAAACCAGGGCACAGACGGCAATCTTCTTGCGCTTCACACCACAGAAGGCTGCAACGTGAAGCGCGTCCGCAGGGAACTGACCGGCACCATCGGGGCAGAGGACTGCTGGAATGAAACCAACCACAACGAAGGTTGCACAGTCAAAGGCCCCAAGAACACATTTGGGCCCGAGTTCAATGCCGCCGGAGGAGGTGTGGTAGCGTTGGAATGGAGACAGGAGGGGATCAGGAGTTGGATCTGGCCCAGAAGTGACATCCCCACTgacatcaacctcgacgTTGCTGCTCTTGGACAAGGCAGTCGGGGCGTGACAGCAAAGCCGGACCCCAGCAGCTGGGGACTGCCTTTGGCGGACTTTCCCAACACGAGGTGCGACATGGAGCAGCACTTTAGGAACCAGAGCTTGATTGTCAATATCAATATCTGCGGTGACTTCATCACGGAGGATATCTGGAACGCGAGCGGCTGCG CTCGTGATGGTATGACCTGCACGGATTTCACCGCCCACAACCCGCAGGCTTTTGCGGATGCATTCTGGGAGTTTGGATCGTGGCAGGTGTGGGAGGCTAGGTAA
- a CDS encoding uncharacterized protein (COG:S; EggNog:ENOG503P48Q), translating into MDLLSTVRKTGSRGGVNFSWDEVATSAHRENYLGHSLKAPVGRWAKGRDLNWYAKADATAADSNETEEERAARERRDEIRKIKEAEEDAIALALGLPPPVRNASGANAVEVPADGPSARVVKGPARAPMYEEEEEEEDKKGSEAPRDKGDREHRHRHRHRDRNEDSERRHRRRHRSRDGHRDRSRSRERRRDRPDGEDRERRHRWRSRSPERDDDRHSRSHRSRQDDNDGPRFTRESGQRRHRSRSRSRSRYRHERSRHHDRRRSRSRGRR; encoded by the coding sequence ATGGATCTCCTCTCCACAGTTCGCAAAACCGGCTCCCGCGGCGGCGTCAACTTCTCCTGGGACGAAGTAGCCACCTCGGCCCACAGAGAAAATTACCTAGGCCACTCCCTCAAAGCCCCCGTGGGCCGTTGGGCCAAAGGCAGAGACCTCAACTGGTACGCCAAAGCCgacgccaccgccgccgactCGAACGAGacagaggaagagagagcaGCCCGCGAGCGCCGCGATGAGATtcgcaagatcaaggaggccgaggaggacgcgATTGCGCTGGCTCTAGGGCTACCTCCCCCGGTGAGGAATGCCAGCGGGGCGAACGCGGTGGAGGTACCGGCAGATGGACCATCGGCGAGGGTAGTCAAGGGGCCTGCGAGAGCACCTATgtatgaggaggaggaggaggaggaggataagaaGGGGTCAGAGGCGCCGCGAGACAAGGGTGACAGGGAACACAGACATCGGCACCGGCATCGCGATAGAAACGAGGACTCGGAAAGACGACACAGGAGGAGACACAGGAGCCGGGATGGTCATCGTGATCGCAGTCGCAGCAGGGAACGAAGACGGGACAGGCCAGACGGGGAAGACAGAGAGCGAAGACACCGCTGGAGGAGTCGCAGCCCAGAACGCGACGATGATCGACACAGCCGCAGCCACAGATCAAGACAAGACGACAATGATGGGCCTAGATTCACCCGCGAATCCGGCCAGCGCAGACACCGGAGTAGAAGTCGAAGTCGGAGCAGATATAGGCACGAAAGGTCCAGGCACCACGATCGCCGGCGCAGCAGAAGTCGGGGCCGGCGCTGA
- the MED6 gene encoding Mediator of RNA polymerase II transcription subunit 6 (EggNog:ENOG503P0AP; BUSCO:EOG09264S40; COG:K) produces the protein MATTSSRSDPLDEIRFTGPVEFEGGIHNNSVLYYFATSPFYDKTSNNEVLFQQGLNNPNMMQFLATREAFEGRLRTMSGLEFIVAQEPAETGPGAGTGVWVINKQTRRKRREGEEDEIAVHSVYYIVGEHIHMAPSFADIMSARLATISNFLSNILPSSASVQAWSPATGRVYNQPSTTTAGSNSVKAITASAQQQSQGSRQQSDIGLPTTRDFEEALYLHEQYGDQYMDENPITGRPGEFHLSSTGRAKVNLSAAAAAKPLPVKLPTINTKVADSPLTSKATGKETKSPKIPGGPGKLKRRKSSKAAVTPS, from the exons ATggcaaccacctcctccaggaGCGATCCTCTGGATGAGATCCGCTTCACCGGCCCAGTCGAGTTCGAGGGGGGCATCCACAACAACAGTGTGCTCTACTACTTCGCTACCTCGCCCTTTTACGACAAGACCTCCAACAATGAGGTTCTCTTCCAGCAGGGTCTCAACAATCCCAACATGATGCAATTCCTGGCGACCCGAGAGGCTTTTGAGGGCCGCTTGCGCACCATGTCTGGCCTCGAGTTCATCGTTGCCCAGGAGCCAGCCGAGACAGGCCCCGGCGCGGGAACTGGCGTCTGGGTAATCAACAAACAGACACGCCgcaagagaagagagggcgaggaggatgagatcGCTGTCCATTCGGTATACTATATTGTAGGAGAGCATATTCACATGGCTCCCAGCTTTGCTGACATTATGAGCGCTCGACTC GCAACCATCTCCAACTTCCTCAGCAATATTCTTCCGTCTTCAGCTTCCGTCCAAGCCTGGTCTCCTGCAACTGGCCGTGTCTACAACCAACCCTCCACTACCACGGCAGGCTCCAATTCTGTCAAAGCTATCACGGCCTCTGCTCAGCAACAATCTCAAGGTTCAAGACAACAGAGCGACATCGGTCTCCCCACAACCCGCGACTTTGAAGAAGCTCTCTATCTTCATGAGCAATACGGCGATCAGTACATGGATGAGAACCCCATCACCGGACGGCCGGGCGAATttcacctctcctccaccggcagAGCCAAAGTTAACCTCtctgcggctgcggctgccaAGCCATTACCAGTCAAGCTCCCGACAATCAACACCAAAGTGGCCGACAGTCCTCTCACATCAAAAGCCACGGGCAAGGAGACCAAAAGCCCCAAAATCCCGGGCGGTCCGGGGAAGctcaagaggaggaagagcagcaaaGCTGCTGTTACCCCGTCATAG